In Ruminococcaceae bacterium BL-6, a genomic segment contains:
- a CDS encoding Ferric iron ABC transporter, permease protein produces MESTKFGKINGWKVCGLILLALSLVFIVYPMCSLLYKSVVNTDGAFTFEYFARFFSRKLYVRGLVNSIEVTLVCTAVCMMIGLPLALVMKSVQIRGEKILQILIIISYVSPPMIGAYSWIQLLGRNGFVTRFLGSFLHLQFPGIYGFPGIVLVFSMQATPLVFLYVSGALKNMDSSLMEAAESLGCSPFRRMTRIVVPLIMPTLLASALIVFIYAFTDFATPMIIGEGYDTFPSLLYNQFMGEVSTDNHFASALSVMNIVFIIVIMFAEQKLAAACSHPMNVLKPLEPRKGKGIQSILAHAFSYFWVLLFLIPQATVFFTSFLEVKGGIMYTGNFSLDNYRQVFLSKDHPAVLHTYLYGLISILFIVGIGVVVAYMAARKPSAVSKALDAVTMVPFIIPGTVLGIAYLYTYNTPPIYMAGTGAIIIIAMIVRRMPYTIRSSNAILSQISPSVEEAAVSLGASDATTFFRVTAPMMLPGILPGAVLSWITVICELATTIIIYTADTKTLPILVYTGITSQNYGLAGVYSAILTVTSVLSLILFFFISGKREITL; encoded by the coding sequence ATGGAATCCACCAAATTCGGTAAAATAAACGGGTGGAAAGTCTGCGGGCTGATTCTGCTGGCCCTCTCGCTTGTGTTCATCGTGTATCCGATGTGCTCGCTTCTTTATAAAAGCGTTGTAAACACCGACGGTGCGTTCACGTTTGAATACTTTGCCCGGTTCTTCAGCAGAAAGCTGTATGTGAGGGGGCTCGTCAACAGCATAGAGGTGACTCTGGTCTGCACGGCTGTCTGCATGATGATCGGCCTGCCGCTGGCGCTTGTGATGAAAAGCGTTCAGATCAGGGGGGAAAAGATCCTGCAGATCCTCATCATCATTTCTTACGTTTCGCCGCCGATGATCGGGGCCTACTCGTGGATTCAGCTTTTGGGCCGGAACGGATTTGTCACGAGATTTCTCGGATCCTTCCTGCATCTGCAGTTTCCCGGAATTTACGGCTTTCCGGGGATCGTTCTCGTCTTTTCCATGCAGGCGACACCCCTGGTTTTTCTCTATGTGAGCGGCGCGCTGAAAAATATGGACAGCTCCCTGATGGAAGCGGCGGAAAGCCTCGGCTGCTCCCCGTTCAGGCGGATGACGAGGATCGTGGTCCCCCTGATCATGCCGACGCTTCTGGCCAGCGCGCTGATCGTTTTCATCTATGCCTTTACCGATTTCGCCACCCCGATGATCATCGGGGAGGGGTACGATACGTTCCCGAGCCTTTTGTATAATCAGTTTATGGGGGAAGTATCGACGGATAACCATTTCGCGTCGGCGCTCAGCGTCATGAATATCGTGTTTATTATCGTGATCATGTTTGCGGAGCAGAAACTGGCAGCGGCCTGTTCCCATCCGATGAACGTGCTCAAGCCGCTTGAGCCCAGAAAGGGAAAGGGAATCCAGTCCATTCTCGCCCACGCCTTTTCCTATTTCTGGGTTCTGCTGTTCCTCATTCCGCAGGCGACCGTGTTTTTTACCTCTTTTCTGGAAGTAAAAGGGGGAATCATGTATACGGGCAATTTTTCGCTGGATAACTACCGGCAGGTGTTTCTTTCGAAAGATCATCCTGCGGTTCTCCACACCTATCTCTACGGCTTGATCTCCATCCTCTTCATTGTGGGGATCGGCGTGGTCGTGGCATATATGGCCGCGAGAAAACCGTCGGCCGTCAGCAAGGCGCTTGACGCCGTGACGATGGTTCCGTTTATTATCCCCGGCACCGTTCTCGGCATCGCTTATTTATATACCTACAATACGCCGCCGATTTATATGGCGGGAACGGGCGCCATTATCATCATCGCGATGATCGTCCGGAGGATGCCTTACACCATCCGCTCCAGCAACGCGATCCTTTCGCAGATCAGCCCCAGTGTGGAGGAAGCGGCGGTCAGCCTGGGCGCGTCGGATGCGACCACCTTTTTCCGCGTCACGGCGCCCATGATGCTGCCCGGCATCCTGCCCGGCGCGGTGCTGAGCTGGATCACCGTGATCTGTGAGCTTGCCACCACGATTATCATCTATACGGCCGACACGAAGACCCTCCCGATCCTGGTCTATACGGGGATCACCTCCCAGAATTACGGCCTCGCCGGCGTCTATTCCGCAATCCTGACGGTCACGTCCGTTCTGTCCCTGATCCTGTTCTTTTTTATCAGCGGGAAACGCGAGATCACGCTGTAG
- the fbpC gene encoding Fe(3+) ions import ATP-binding protein FbpC, with product MSVPISIRNVVKKYGDNTVIKSLSAEIVPGEFFTLLGPSGCGKTTLLRMIIGFNSIEEGEIYVNGSLINSVPTSRRNMGMVFQNYAVFPHMSVRENVAFGLKIRKLSGRETQKKVDRILDIVRISALKDRMPAQLSGGQQQRVALARAIVVQPEVLLMDEPLSNLDAKLRVEMRNAIKNIQQQIGITTIYVTHDQEEALAVSDRIAVMNEGVIQQIGTPVRIYQRPVNQFVATFIGLSNLLDAEVKVIGGRKLLDFGRYQVEMDNLSDDASDGRKVRVSVRPEEFEIRKDGESGLSALTERSVFLGSRTHCFLKLEDSGKEIEVIQDTDRSCELQNGEKVTLQVKRHKINVFTEDGLKTLITEEN from the coding sequence ATGAGCGTTCCAATCAGTATCAGAAATGTCGTAAAAAAATATGGAGACAACACGGTGATCAAAAGCCTGTCCGCCGAGATTGTTCCGGGGGAATTCTTTACGCTGCTCGGGCCATCCGGGTGCGGGAAAACCACGCTGCTGCGCATGATCATCGGCTTCAATTCGATTGAAGAAGGCGAAATTTATGTGAACGGCTCGCTGATCAACAGCGTGCCGACCAGCAGGCGCAATATGGGGATGGTTTTTCAGAACTATGCGGTGTTCCCCCATATGTCCGTCCGGGAAAACGTCGCGTTCGGCCTTAAAATCAGGAAGCTTTCCGGCAGGGAAACCCAGAAAAAAGTGGACCGGATTCTCGATATCGTCAGGATTTCCGCGCTGAAGGACCGGATGCCCGCCCAGCTTTCGGGCGGGCAGCAGCAGCGGGTGGCGCTGGCAAGGGCCATTGTCGTCCAGCCGGAGGTCCTGCTGATGGACGAGCCGCTTTCCAACCTCGATGCGAAGCTGAGGGTCGAAATGCGCAACGCGATTAAGAATATCCAGCAGCAGATCGGGATCACCACGATCTATGTCACGCACGATCAGGAAGAGGCTTTGGCGGTCTCCGACCGGATCGCCGTCATGAACGAGGGCGTGATCCAGCAGATCGGGACGCCCGTCCGGATCTATCAGAGGCCCGTCAACCAGTTCGTCGCCACGTTCATTGGGCTGAGCAATCTGCTGGATGCCGAAGTGAAAGTGATCGGCGGTCGGAAGCTTCTTGATTTCGGCCGTTACCAGGTGGAAATGGACAACCTTTCGGACGATGCCTCGGATGGACGGAAGGTGCGCGTATCCGTGCGGCCGGAGGAGTTTGAAATCCGGAAGGATGGGGAAAGCGGCCTTTCCGCCCTCACGGAAAGAAGCGTCTTTCTCGGCTCGCGCACCCATTGTTTTCTGAAATTGGAAGACAGCGGGAAAGAGATCGAAGTGATCCAGGACACGGACCGGTCCTGCGAGCTTCAGAACGGCGAAAAAGTCACGCTGCAGGTCAAACGGCACAAAATCAATGTGTTTACCGAGGATGGGCTGAAAACGCTGATTACGGAGGAAAATTGA
- a CDS encoding Ferric iron ABC transporter, iron-binding protein gives MKRKIRFRFLALAAAVCLASLAGCGSGQAESQPATSSAAAGTESGKGDNTLVVYTARSDQLNDAIIPAFEKKTGIHVDVISGNTGECLKRVQTEASNPQGDILWAADKTMLSEYSSLFMKYVSPEDENMLDGFKNTTGYFSPAFADPTAIIVNKSLIGDIKVESFQDLLNPKLKGKISWLDPSVSSSSYQCLLAMLYGASDNGDPMSEKSWKFVDQFLDNTEGKFITTDVAQSVAEGEYAVGLTWEDPVVNYIRNGGKVELVFPKEGSIFPAESVQIINKCPHPESAKKFVDYMLSEEAQSYVGTHLNARPLRKGVSLGDYMVPTDQIVLSKTYNQDWVTKNKKLVTDTFVEHREKH, from the coding sequence ATGAAACGGAAAATTCGGTTCAGATTTTTAGCCCTTGCCGCCGCAGTCTGCCTCGCTTCCCTGGCCGGGTGCGGCAGCGGACAGGCGGAAAGCCAGCCGGCCACGTCTTCCGCCGCGGCGGGCACGGAAAGCGGGAAGGGAGACAATACGCTGGTTGTCTACACGGCGAGAAGCGATCAGTTGAACGACGCGATTATTCCCGCTTTTGAAAAGAAAACCGGGATCCATGTCGACGTCATTTCCGGAAACACCGGGGAATGCTTAAAAAGAGTGCAGACGGAAGCGAGCAACCCGCAGGGCGATATTTTGTGGGCGGCGGACAAAACCATGCTCTCCGAATACAGCAGCCTGTTTATGAAATATGTTTCTCCGGAAGATGAGAACATGCTGGACGGCTTTAAAAACACGACCGGCTATTTTTCGCCGGCTTTCGCCGACCCGACGGCGATCATCGTGAATAAGAGCCTGATCGGGGACATTAAAGTCGAGAGCTTTCAGGACCTTCTGAATCCGAAGCTGAAAGGGAAGATTTCCTGGCTGGATCCTTCCGTATCCAGCTCTTCCTATCAGTGCCTGCTCGCCATGCTGTACGGCGCAAGCGACAACGGCGACCCCATGTCGGAGAAATCGTGGAAATTTGTGGATCAGTTCCTGGACAACACCGAGGGCAAGTTCATCACGACCGATGTGGCGCAGAGCGTCGCCGAAGGGGAGTACGCCGTGGGGCTCACCTGGGAAGACCCCGTCGTGAACTATATCCGCAACGGGGGAAAAGTCGAGCTGGTGTTCCCGAAGGAAGGCTCCATTTTCCCAGCGGAATCCGTTCAGATCATCAACAAATGCCCGCATCCGGAGAGCGCCAAAAAGTTTGTGGATTATATGCTGAGCGAGGAAGCGCAGAGCTATGTCGGGACGCACCTGAACGCGAGGCCGCTCCGCAAGGGCGTCTCCCTGGGCGATTATATGGTTCCCACCGACCAGATCGTCCTTTCCAAAACCTATAATCAGGACTGGGTGACGAAGAACAAGAAGCTGGTCACGGACACCTTTGTCGAGCACAGGGAAAAGCACTGA
- a CDS encoding Glycerophosphoryl diester phosphodiesterase: protein MQHRKMVLVAHAGCMATPMNSLESMEKALEWNADKIEIDVRFLPDGTPVLTHNPAGPGCSCLFFEEALRFLAPRREIGMVIDLKEWSNLPELERLQRRYNMLERNLYAGNLIGDMETMRKGCAGVPYYPNGDPRMLSKAGRAELDEFARKADEGGAAGIGLFYPAVTAQLAESLHAQGLKLSAWTVDSPDEIRRVIACGADMITTNRPDLAGRIMEEARHG from the coding sequence ATGCAACATAGAAAAATGGTTCTGGTCGCGCACGCGGGCTGCATGGCGACACCGATGAACAGCCTGGAATCGATGGAGAAGGCGCTGGAATGGAACGCGGACAAAATCGAAATAGACGTGCGTTTTCTGCCGGACGGCACTCCCGTTCTGACCCACAATCCGGCCGGGCCGGGATGCTCCTGCCTCTTTTTTGAGGAGGCGCTGCGGTTTCTCGCGCCGCGGCGGGAGATCGGGATGGTGATCGATCTGAAGGAATGGTCGAATCTGCCGGAGCTTGAAAGACTGCAGCGGCGGTACAACATGCTGGAACGGAATCTCTATGCCGGAAACCTGATCGGGGATATGGAAACGATGCGGAAAGGATGCGCCGGGGTCCCGTATTATCCAAACGGAGACCCGCGGATGCTTTCAAAGGCGGGGCGCGCCGAGCTGGATGAATTTGCGCGGAAAGCGGACGAAGGCGGAGCCGCCGGGATCGGGCTCTTTTATCCGGCGGTGACTGCGCAGCTGGCCGAAAGCCTGCATGCGCAGGGCTTGAAGCTGTCGGCTTGGACGGTGGACAGCCCCGATGAGATCAGGCGGGTGATCGCCTGCGGGGCGGACATGATCACGACGAACCGCCCGGACCTCGCGGGGCGCATTATGGAGGAGGCGCGGCATGGATGA
- a CDS encoding protein of unknown function (Evidence 5 : Unknown function) → MELLKRVEGRLTFENNRTQIRHEVELRRDFRMVEIRFRYEPWRAEEKEISPAQRPAVFPKWSLGEDPDWRAEAPGETEYRNVLMISVDDSGGIRGMTHMHRAEQVHRIGVGGLTTEGFRPGMVPKGPLRVTISAFSVWGKGCSYTLEVYGEPIEGLEWRPFELHSHTVHSDGSQTVRELEGQALALGYGGLALTDHNTVSGQREWSCAAPELVRIGGMEWTTFHGHLLFLNCSDYLDWRGLTLKNFTETLRRIRERHPEMIVGIAHPFSTGSIGCAGCGFEFELRDWTLIDYLEVWSQTYKGNQKVNEAAYRLWTRLLDEGRRITAVAGGDWHVPLVGESGLSATYLCAPEGERSPRAYLAGLRAGRAAVSMGPVPLLELHDPAAGADYGIGGRMPGGPTKVQARVGVREGSIFGAHRTPQAGDFLVLESSRGALWRGECPDGTASVPLDISGVRWVRLALYDKSGGLLAFTNAIYREAEEPGDAT, encoded by the coding sequence ATCCGGTTCCGCTATGAGCCATGGCGGGCCGAGGAAAAGGAGATTTCCCCGGCTCAGCGGCCGGCGGTCTTCCCGAAATGGAGCCTCGGGGAAGATCCCGATTGGCGCGCGGAAGCGCCCGGAGAGACCGAATACCGCAACGTGCTCATGATTTCGGTGGATGACTCCGGCGGCATCCGGGGGATGACCCATATGCACCGGGCCGAGCAGGTCCATCGCATCGGCGTCGGCGGCCTGACCACCGAGGGCTTTCGGCCGGGCATGGTGCCGAAAGGCCCCCTGCGCGTCACCATCAGCGCCTTCTCGGTCTGGGGGAAAGGCTGCTCCTATACGCTGGAGGTGTACGGCGAGCCGATCGAAGGGCTGGAATGGCGGCCGTTCGAGCTGCACAGCCACACCGTGCACAGCGACGGGTCGCAGACGGTGCGGGAGCTCGAGGGGCAGGCGCTGGCGCTCGGCTACGGCGGGCTGGCGCTGACCGACCACAACACCGTTTCCGGGCAGCGCGAATGGTCCTGCGCCGCGCCGGAGCTTGTCCGGATCGGCGGGATGGAATGGACCACCTTCCATGGGCACCTTCTTTTCCTGAACTGCTCGGATTACCTCGACTGGCGCGGGCTCACCCTGAAGAATTTCACGGAAACCCTGCGGCGGATCCGGGAGCGGCATCCGGAGATGATCGTCGGGATCGCGCACCCGTTCAGCACGGGCTCGATCGGCTGCGCCGGATGCGGGTTTGAATTTGAGCTCAGGGACTGGACGCTGATCGATTATCTGGAAGTGTGGTCCCAGACTTATAAGGGCAATCAAAAAGTCAATGAGGCCGCCTATCGGCTGTGGACGCGGCTGCTCGACGAAGGGCGCAGGATAACGGCGGTCGCGGGGGGCGACTGGCATGTTCCCCTTGTGGGGGAAAGCGGGCTTTCGGCAACCTATCTCTGCGCGCCCGAAGGGGAGCGCAGCCCGCGGGCCTACCTTGCGGGCCTTCGCGCCGGACGCGCGGCCGTGTCGATGGGGCCGGTTCCGCTTCTGGAGCTGCACGACCCGGCGGCGGGCGCGGATTATGGAATCGGTGGCCGGATGCCGGGCGGCCCGACGAAGGTTCAGGCGAGGGTCGGAGTGCGGGAGGGCTCTATATTCGGCGCGCACCGCACGCCGCAGGCCGGGGATTTCCTGGTGCTGGAAAGCAGCCGCGGCGCGCTTTGGCGGGGGGAATGCCCCGACGGGACGGCGTCCGTTCCGCTCGATATTTCCGGCGTCCGCTGGGTCAGGCTTGCGCTTTATGACAAATCTGGCGGGCTGCTCGCCTTCACCAATGCCATCTATCGGGAAGCGGAGGAACCGGGCGATGCAACATAG